In Flavobacterium endoglycinae, one DNA window encodes the following:
- a CDS encoding L-rhamnose mutarotase: MRLCYACDLIDDPEKIKEYIQYHTQDNTWPEITKSIKDSGIKNMEIYILANRLFMIMEVDETFTIERKQAMDAANPKVQQWEELMWKFQQAPPGAAEGEKWLPMKMIYKLE, translated from the coding sequence ATGAGATTATGTTATGCCTGTGATTTAATTGATGATCCAGAGAAAATCAAAGAATACATACAATATCATACTCAGGACAATACATGGCCTGAGATAACTAAAAGCATCAAGGACAGCGGAATCAAGAACATGGAAATTTACATTCTTGCTAATCGGCTGTTTATGATTATGGAAGTCGATGAAACCTTCACCATTGAGAGAAAACAGGCAATGGATGCCGCAAATCCAAAAGTGCAGCAATGGGAAGAATTGATGTGGAAGTTTCAACAGGCACCTCCGGGAGCTGCTGAAGGAGAAAAATGGCTGCCAATGAAAATGATCTACAAATTGGAGTAA
- a CDS encoding chromate transporter, producing the protein MKQMEKNSKYSLLELTLYFLKLGTTGFGGPVALVGYMHKDLVENRKWISEEEYKQGLALAQLAPGPLAAQLGIYIGFVHYSFLGATLAGFAFILPSFIMVLLLGIVYKLYGGLSWIQAVFYGVGAAVVGIIALSSYKLTLKSIGSFRLESFKTKWLLWLFFILAVAVTYVTEKEQLLLFIIAGLFYMMIIAPPKWWNFKTTNSLILLQFALWDYEGNKLLKLAVFFAKAGAFVFGSGLAIVPFLHSGVVLENNWLTEQQFLDSVAVAMITPGPVVITVGFIGFLVDGFLGALTASLATFLPCYLFTIILAPYFKKIADNKSVKAFVEGITAVVIGALVGSVIIIAKRSIIDIPTIVIAAITVLLLVYYKNIKEPYIIITAGILGFIIKLL; encoded by the coding sequence ATGAAGCAAATGGAAAAAAACTCAAAATACAGTCTCTTAGAATTAACCTTATATTTTCTAAAATTGGGCACAACCGGTTTTGGCGGTCCTGTTGCCTTAGTGGGCTATATGCATAAAGATTTGGTTGAAAACCGAAAATGGATAAGTGAGGAAGAATACAAACAAGGTTTGGCGCTGGCACAATTAGCCCCGGGTCCGCTTGCAGCGCAGTTAGGAATTTATATTGGTTTTGTGCATTATAGTTTTTTAGGCGCCACATTGGCTGGTTTTGCTTTTATACTACCATCATTTATCATGGTATTATTGCTTGGGATTGTTTACAAATTATATGGAGGTTTGTCGTGGATACAAGCTGTATTTTATGGTGTTGGTGCAGCCGTTGTTGGCATAATAGCACTTAGTTCTTATAAACTTACACTAAAATCTATAGGATCTTTTCGTTTAGAATCCTTTAAAACAAAATGGTTATTATGGCTCTTCTTCATTCTTGCAGTAGCTGTAACCTATGTAACCGAAAAAGAACAGCTTTTATTATTTATAATAGCCGGACTATTTTATATGATGATAATCGCACCTCCAAAATGGTGGAATTTTAAAACTACTAATTCACTGATTCTTTTACAATTTGCTTTGTGGGATTATGAAGGAAATAAACTTTTAAAATTAGCTGTTTTTTTTGCTAAAGCTGGTGCCTTTGTTTTTGGCAGCGGACTCGCTATCGTTCCGTTTCTTCATTCTGGCGTTGTACTGGAAAATAATTGGTTAACAGAACAGCAGTTTCTGGATTCTGTTGCTGTCGCCATGATAACCCCGGGACCTGTAGTTATAACAGTGGGATTTATTGGATTTCTTGTCGACGGTTTTTTAGGTGCACTTACTGCTTCTCTAGCTACTTTTTTGCCTTGCTATCTTTTTACGATTATTCTTGCTCCCTATTTTAAGAAAATTGCCGATAACAAATCTGTAAAAGCATTTGTAGAAGGAATAACTGCTGTAGTTATTGGAGCATTAGTAGGATCTGTAATTATTATTGCCAAAAGAAGTATTATCGATATTCCTACCATAGTTATTGCTGCAATAACCGTTTTGCTTTTAGTGTATTATAAAAACATTAAAGAGCCTTACATCATTATTACAGCTGGAATTTTGGGTTTTATTATTAAATTATTATAA
- a CDS encoding helix-turn-helix domain-containing protein — MQKDKFSSGRIAVSDEFQEVFSHFYFAENNSDITFTKKLLPSYQTIMIFSFGESAYIHSEGDENIEVEKCIVLGPIKKAFDYSQPAGNTILVANFKDDAFYRFFGSAALAENLPIDPNDLMSENCFTALWHKLNGIENKEEQVECILEFCRPYLRKRNPVTGQLIELKNTAYNPIKKVADETKQSERAIQLTHKKQLGYSAKEINRYLRFLKAIEMMQDIACRTSKNDWFEIVGECGYYDQSQLINDFKYYINLTPARYLKLQCSICNPVG; from the coding sequence ATGCAAAAAGACAAATTTTCAAGCGGGAGAATAGCGGTTTCTGATGAATTTCAGGAAGTTTTTTCGCATTTTTATTTCGCAGAAAATAATTCAGACATAACGTTTACCAAGAAACTTCTTCCTTCTTATCAAACTATCATGATTTTTAGTTTTGGTGAAAGTGCCTATATTCATTCGGAAGGCGATGAGAATATAGAAGTAGAAAAGTGTATTGTGCTGGGCCCAATAAAAAAAGCATTTGACTATTCGCAGCCGGCAGGAAATACGATTTTAGTTGCTAATTTTAAGGATGATGCTTTTTACCGTTTTTTTGGATCGGCAGCTTTAGCAGAAAATTTGCCAATTGATCCTAATGATTTAATGAGTGAAAACTGTTTTACAGCTCTCTGGCACAAACTTAATGGAATTGAAAACAAAGAAGAGCAGGTAGAGTGCATCTTAGAATTCTGCAGACCTTATCTTAGAAAACGAAATCCAGTTACCGGCCAACTGATAGAACTTAAAAATACAGCCTACAATCCCATAAAGAAAGTTGCAGATGAAACAAAACAGAGTGAACGCGCTATACAGCTAACTCATAAAAAGCAGCTGGGGTATTCTGCCAAAGAAATAAACCGTTATCTACGCTTTCTAAAAGCCATTGAAATGATGCAGGATATTGCATGCAGAACATCTAAGAATGACTGGTTTGAAATTGTTGGTGAATGCGGTTATTACGACCAAAGTCAGCTTATTAATGATTTTAAATATTATATAAATCTAACTCCTGCACGATACCTTAAACTGCAATGCAGTATATGCAATCCTGTGGGCTGA
- a CDS encoding NAD(P)H-dependent oxidoreductase, with product MRHLIIYAHPNSESLNGKFKNDLAAYLVQQDNEVIVRDLYELNFNPVLSLQDMAGQRKGEVSDDVRLEQDFISWAEHITFIHPIWWTGMPAIMKGYIDRVFSYGFAYRYDQGIQKGLLAGKQAVIINTHGKSHQEYHEIGMDKALRLTSDKGIYSYCGFEINQHFFFDKADRITPETAEIWVDEILSLYKCTTVGS from the coding sequence ATGAGACATTTAATTATTTACGCGCACCCTAACTCAGAAAGCCTGAATGGAAAATTTAAAAATGATCTAGCTGCGTATTTAGTGCAGCAAGACAACGAAGTTATTGTAAGAGATTTATATGAACTGAATTTTAATCCGGTGCTTTCACTTCAGGATATGGCAGGCCAGAGAAAGGGCGAGGTATCAGACGATGTAAGACTGGAACAGGATTTTATAAGCTGGGCAGAACATATCACTTTTATTCATCCTATCTGGTGGACAGGTATGCCAGCTATAATGAAAGGTTATATTGACCGCGTATTCAGCTATGGATTTGCTTACCGCTATGATCAGGGAATCCAAAAAGGACTTTTAGCAGGAAAGCAGGCCGTAATAATCAATACTCACGGAAAATCCCATCAGGAGTACCATGAAATTGGTATGGACAAAGCGTTGAGACTTACTTCTGACAAAGGCATCTACAGCTATTGCGGTTTTGAAATCAATCAGCATTTCTTTTTTGACAAAGCAGATCGTATTACTCCAGAAACTGCCGAGATTTGGGTCGACGAGATTTTATCTCTCTATAAATGTACAACTGTTGGATCATGA
- the hemA gene encoding glutamyl-tRNA reductase, translating into MEKFNKSAPSFYALGISYKKADASIRGKFSLDARAHEALLKQAAAEGIESLLVISTCNRTELYGTANHPYELIRLLCENSSGSVEEFRSAAFIYKNEQAATHLFRVAAGLESQILGDFEILGQIKNSFNLSRQHGLSDTFMDRLVNAVIKAGKKIRTETGISSGAASVSFAAVQYIIRNAATGSKNILLFGTGKIGRNTCENLVKHTPNSCITLINRTNSSAEMLGEKLSVTVKDYADLTQEIQHADILVVATGARIPTIDKTQLGLHKPLLILDLSIPRNVNTNVLEIPGVSLLHLDELSVMRDDTLQRRQQHIPAAEAVIEDLKSEFYNWLNERKYAPVIQALKAKLTDIAAAEMALQKKKAIDFDTTMADVVSARIVQKITSHFAHHLKNENCSIEQSIEFMEKVFQIGQYNKTPSVAEIKYNIKLS; encoded by the coding sequence ATGGAAAAATTCAATAAATCGGCACCCTCATTTTATGCTCTGGGAATCAGCTATAAAAAGGCAGATGCCTCTATCAGGGGGAAATTCAGTTTGGATGCCCGAGCTCATGAGGCTCTTTTGAAACAAGCAGCAGCAGAAGGCATTGAATCCTTATTGGTTATTTCTACCTGCAATAGAACTGAATTATACGGAACAGCCAACCATCCTTATGAATTAATAAGACTGCTGTGTGAAAACAGCTCTGGTTCGGTGGAAGAATTCAGATCGGCTGCTTTTATATACAAAAATGAGCAGGCTGCAACTCATTTATTCCGTGTGGCTGCAGGTTTAGAAAGCCAGATTTTAGGAGATTTTGAAATACTTGGCCAGATAAAAAACTCGTTTAATTTAAGCAGACAACATGGATTGTCAGATACTTTTATGGACCGTTTGGTAAACGCAGTTATAAAAGCAGGCAAAAAAATAAGAACCGAGACTGGAATTTCTTCCGGTGCCGCATCTGTTTCTTTTGCTGCCGTACAATATATAATACGAAATGCCGCTACAGGCAGTAAAAATATATTGTTATTTGGAACCGGCAAAATAGGACGTAATACCTGCGAAAATCTAGTAAAGCATACTCCAAATTCCTGCATTACCCTTATAAACAGAACAAATAGCAGTGCAGAAATGCTTGGGGAAAAACTAAGTGTTACAGTTAAGGACTATGCAGATTTAACACAAGAAATACAACACGCAGATATTTTGGTTGTAGCGACAGGAGCCCGTATTCCCACTATTGACAAAACACAGCTTGGCTTACACAAACCACTGCTGATTCTTGATCTTTCTATCCCAAGAAATGTCAATACCAATGTATTGGAGATTCCTGGAGTATCTTTACTGCATCTCGATGAACTTTCGGTAATGCGTGATGATACCTTACAGAGAAGACAACAACATATCCCAGCTGCAGAAGCTGTTATTGAGGATTTAAAATCAGAATTTTATAATTGGCTAAATGAGCGTAAATATGCACCAGTAATTCAGGCTTTAAAAGCGAAACTAACTGATATAGCCGCAGCTGAAATGGCCTTGCAAAAAAAGAAAGCCATCGATTTTGATACCACAATGGCTGATGTTGTAAGTGCACGAATTGTTCAGAAAATAACCAGTCATTTTGCGCACCATCTAAAAAACGAAAACTGCTCAATTGAGCAAAGTATTGAATTTATGGAGAAAGTATTTCAAATAGGACAATACAATAAGACACCTTCTGTTGCCGAGATAAAATACAATATAAAGCTTTCCTAG
- a CDS encoding Hsp20/alpha crystallin family protein has product MNLIKRSGNRLPAFQNLFFDDVFSRDFFNWENNNFSTTSTTLPSVNIKETADNYEVEVAAPGMNKDDFKITLDNGQLVISSSRENQINEQNGTFTRREFSYESFQRSFLLPKNVVDEDKISARYENGLLLLSIPKMEQAKQKTPRVIDIY; this is encoded by the coding sequence ATGAATCTTATTAAGAGAAGTGGAAACCGCTTACCGGCTTTCCAAAACCTGTTTTTTGATGATGTTTTCAGCCGAGATTTTTTCAATTGGGAAAACAACAATTTTTCAACCACAAGCACCACACTGCCTTCGGTTAATATTAAAGAGACCGCAGACAATTATGAGGTAGAAGTAGCTGCTCCAGGAATGAACAAAGATGATTTCAAAATTACTCTTGACAACGGACAGCTCGTTATTTCTTCATCGAGAGAAAACCAAATCAATGAGCAGAACGGAACCTTTACCAGAAGAGAATTTAGTTATGAATCTTTCCAGCGAAGTTTCCTGCTGCCTAAAAATGTAGTGGACGAAGATAAAATCAGCGCCCGTTACGAAAATGGACTTCTGTTATTATCGATTCCTAAAATGGAGCAGGCCAAACAAAAGACACCTAGAGTAATCGATATTTATTAA
- a CDS encoding PRC-barrel domain-containing protein, producing the protein MEKKDRNLYRLDELSDYKVASNYSDVRGWKIVDADNRTIGKVDNLWVNKDMQRVVYLDVNVDKELIEDSKHEIHDTIANENTREFMYRDGDSHLIIPIGSVTINKDTKIVQANSIDYDTFRRTGRYNTQHHFDRNYERSVLKSYYPDDETGSTYDSEDNAFYSRKEFDNR; encoded by the coding sequence ATGGAAAAGAAAGACAGAAATTTATACAGGCTCGATGAGCTTTCCGATTATAAAGTAGCTTCTAATTACTCGGATGTTAGAGGATGGAAAATAGTAGATGCAGACAACCGCACTATAGGAAAAGTTGATAATTTATGGGTTAACAAGGATATGCAGCGTGTGGTGTATCTGGATGTGAATGTCGACAAAGAGCTTATTGAAGACAGCAAACACGAGATTCATGATACGATTGCCAACGAAAATACAAGGGAATTTATGTACCGTGATGGCGACAGCCATCTAATCATTCCGATTGGTTCAGTGACAATTAATAAAGATACAAAGATTGTACAGGCTAATTCTATCGACTATGATACTTTTAGAAGAACAGGAAGATATAATACCCAGCATCATTTTGACCGCAATTATGAAAGATCGGTTTTAAAAAGCTATTATCCTGATGATGAAACTGGTTCAACTTATGACAGTGAGGACAATGCTTTTTACAGCAGAAAAGAATTTGATAATCGTTAA
- a CDS encoding globin family protein: MKMYSKITLSVLLTAAAALTSCSNDDDNTPDPVVKASIYERLGGTKMVSDPDNPGQMIEQGRLSYRKVVNSTIGLIVADIQSNASGNLQAHFAPLLAETGQTQATNIAKLSDNLTDFFSFNTGGTNAVNTYSGLSMSAAHDPAKNPRMGTKSSNADYTKFEGYVGAAANANGVASNTELYVDIVAVLEQLRTPIVQK, translated from the coding sequence ATGAAAATGTATTCTAAAATTACACTTAGTGTATTACTTACGGCTGCTGCAGCCCTGACTTCTTGTAGCAATGATGATGACAATACTCCAGATCCAGTGGTAAAAGCATCAATTTATGAGCGTCTTGGCGGTACTAAAATGGTTTCTGATCCTGACAATCCTGGACAGATGATCGAGCAGGGAAGACTTAGTTACCGAAAAGTAGTAAATTCAACTATTGGCCTTATTGTAGCCGATATACAATCTAATGCTTCTGGAAACCTACAGGCTCATTTTGCACCGCTGCTTGCTGAAACTGGACAAACACAAGCAACTAACATTGCTAAATTATCGGATAATTTGACGGATTTCTTTTCGTTTAATACAGGAGGAACTAATGCAGTTAACACATATTCTGGACTAAGTATGTCTGCGGCGCATGATCCTGCTAAAAACCCTCGTATGGGAACAAAATCTAGCAATGCAGATTACACAAAATTCGAAGGATATGTAGGAGCGGCTGCCAATGCTAATGGCGTTGCTTCAAATACAGAACTTTATGTTGATATCGTTGCTGTATTGGAACAATTGAGAACTCCTATAGTTCAAAAATAA
- a CDS encoding cation:proton antiporter: MLLLILLLRKLKQPYFIAYIAAGILLGPSVFNVIHEPEVILELGEIGIILLMFSIGSEIDLGYLTHNFYKPFSIVLVQIVLSFICMYLLGTYAGWNIITIILTTFIISLSSSAIVFQYLARTGEIKSRLGTITCGVLLMQDIVVVPMMIGLNLFAGGGISSFQLFKVCCGGVLLILFLKAAVHKKIFKLPMSKEITADHELQVFIGLGLCFGMAWISGWFGLSTALGAFVSGIFIGQSKATHWLGKALIPFRVFFMAFFFLAVGLQLHVTFFVKNLPMILLISLAVLLINSLLNAILFRAAENSWRDSIYAGALLSQIGEFSFVLMSMAFSLRLVEDFIYQITLAVITTTMLLTSIWLMIIQQLIYRFR; this comes from the coding sequence GTGTTGTTGCTGATTTTACTTCTTCGAAAATTAAAACAGCCTTATTTTATAGCCTATATAGCAGCCGGAATACTGCTTGGTCCTTCCGTATTTAATGTAATTCATGAACCTGAAGTAATTCTTGAACTTGGTGAAATTGGTATCATTTTATTAATGTTTAGTATTGGGAGTGAAATTGATTTGGGTTATCTTACTCATAATTTCTACAAACCTTTCTCTATAGTTCTTGTACAGATTGTACTTAGTTTTATCTGTATGTATCTTTTAGGAACATATGCAGGATGGAACATCATAACAATAATACTCACCACTTTTATAATAAGTTTAAGCAGTTCTGCTATAGTATTTCAGTACCTAGCCCGTACAGGAGAAATCAAAAGCCGTCTTGGCACGATAACCTGCGGTGTTCTTCTTATGCAGGATATTGTGGTAGTTCCCATGATGATAGGACTTAATTTATTTGCTGGAGGCGGTATTTCGAGTTTTCAGCTTTTTAAAGTCTGTTGTGGCGGTGTTTTGTTAATTCTATTTTTAAAAGCAGCAGTTCATAAAAAGATATTTAAACTTCCAATGAGTAAGGAAATTACAGCCGATCATGAACTGCAGGTTTTTATTGGCTTAGGGCTTTGTTTTGGAATGGCATGGATTAGTGGATGGTTTGGTCTCTCTACCGCTTTAGGAGCTTTTGTTTCGGGTATATTTATCGGACAGTCTAAAGCTACGCATTGGCTTGGAAAAGCACTAATTCCTTTCAGAGTGTTTTTTATGGCATTCTTTTTTCTCGCAGTAGGTCTGCAGCTGCACGTAACTTTCTTTGTGAAGAACCTTCCCATGATTCTCTTGATTTCCTTAGCAGTTTTACTGATTAACAGTCTTTTGAATGCAATTTTATTTCGAGCTGCAGAAAATTCATGGCGGGACAGTATTTATGCTGGCGCTCTTTTATCGCAGATAGGAGAATTCAGTTTTGTACTCATGAGCATGGCTTTCTCCTTAAGACTTGTCGAGGATTTTATTTATCAAATAACACTGGCTGTCATTACTACCACAATGCTTTTGACTTCAATTTGGCTTATGATCATTCAACAGCTCATTTATAGATTTAGATAA
- a CDS encoding DUF2652 domain-containing protein gives MSLATTPQEILRRYHNEASAVKAEHGLILIPDVSGFTNFVSSICIEAGRYIMRELLTTIIESNILGLKVSEVEGDAVLFYKFCCPPNADLIINQYEVMLRNFREKVHTIESLIGRNMNLSLKLIAHYGLFSEYTVGGFSKLYGNTVVQSHCLLKNTIQSNTYLLLTEDLLNFAGAQKNRKSDSNYIYIDYKKEILPKIQVN, from the coding sequence ATGAGTCTTGCTACTACACCACAGGAAATACTGCGCAGGTATCACAATGAAGCCAGCGCAGTAAAAGCTGAACACGGACTTATTCTAATTCCCGATGTTAGCGGTTTTACCAATTTCGTTTCAAGTATTTGCATCGAAGCAGGCAGGTATATTATGAGAGAACTTCTCACCACTATTATCGAGAGTAATATTCTCGGACTTAAAGTTTCGGAGGTGGAAGGTGATGCCGTTCTTTTTTATAAGTTCTGCTGTCCTCCAAATGCAGATTTAATTATTAATCAGTATGAGGTAATGCTTCGTAATTTTAGAGAAAAGGTACATACCATCGAATCTCTTATTGGCAGAAACATGAATTTGTCCCTCAAACTGATTGCTCATTATGGACTTTTTTCAGAATATACTGTGGGAGGTTTCAGTAAGCTTTACGGAAATACAGTAGTGCAGTCTCACTGCCTGCTAAAAAATACAATCCAGAGCAATACGTATTTATTGCTTACTGAAGATCTGTTGAATTTTGCAGGCGCGCAGAAAAACCGCAAATCGGACTCCAATTACATATACATAGATTATAAAAAAGAAATCCTGCCTAAAATTCAGGTAAATTAA
- a CDS encoding NAD(P)-binding domain-containing protein has product MKIGIIGISSLTMELAFRSARQGYTVTVYNPKGNSLIRDALEKFGPTATTGTLEQAASADIILLFIPKDDLENVLNQLPDVSGKIIIHTSGLIFDPQTLLSGITNAMTYKITASLLPQAHVVKLFHPVDLQDKNDVRNKEQIFFIADHRASKNYVKNFLKQLDFSPVDLSGRIHLQNKGLNLDSIFHSSARRLDN; this is encoded by the coding sequence ATGAAAATTGGAATTATAGGAATCAGCAGTCTTACTATGGAATTGGCCTTTCGTTCTGCCCGGCAAGGTTATACCGTTACCGTATACAATCCGAAAGGGAATAGTCTTATAAGAGATGCTCTTGAAAAATTTGGCCCTACAGCTACAACTGGCACTTTAGAGCAAGCCGCTTCAGCAGATATCATTTTATTATTTATCCCTAAAGATGATCTGGAAAATGTACTGAATCAGCTCCCAGATGTATCGGGAAAAATAATTATACACACTAGCGGTTTAATATTTGATCCGCAGACACTTTTATCAGGAATCACCAATGCGATGACTTATAAAATTACAGCGTCACTTCTTCCTCAAGCACATGTAGTGAAACTATTTCATCCTGTTGATCTTCAAGACAAAAACGATGTGAGAAATAAGGAACAAATATTTTTTATAGCCGATCACAGAGCTTCAAAAAACTATGTAAAAAACTTCTTAAAGCAACTGGATTTTTCTCCTGTTGATCTTTCTGGGAGAATACATTTACAAAATAAAGGGCTAAACCTTGATAGTATTTTTCATTCCTCTGCCCGCCGACTTGATAATTAA
- a CDS encoding alpha-L-fucosidase, whose product MNRRNALKLGMTALAGLYLSPLLGRSILLKSEPYELGPFEPSWESLEKYKVPDWFRDAKFGMWAHWGPQCQPEAGDWYGRGMYEEGSRQYNFHLQKYGHPSEFGFKDVINTWKADKWAPDELVNLYKDSGAKYFMAMANHHDNLDLYDSQYQPQWNSTRVGPQIDIIKGWEKAARKAGLPFAVSVHAAHAWNWFDTSKGADKNGPFAGISYDGTLTKADGSGKWWDGLDPQDLYAQNHPISGKPSGDSSVHSQWDWADGASIPSSEYCEKFYNRTIDLIEKYNPDMLYFDDTALPLWPISDAGLRIAAHLYNKSLKKNKTVQAVITGKILTEQQRKALVWDIEKGQSNQIEPLPWQTDTCIGNWHYDRDVYTKKQYKSAKTVIHTLIDVVSKNGNLMLNIPIRGDGSIDEQELQIVKEIGQWMKANGRSIYGTRPWKIFGEGPQQASTGKLKAQGFNEGQGKPYSAEDFRFAQKDNQLFVTVMDWPEKGVVYIKTLGSEAGYYTKAIKKIRLVSTGEKLQFAQHKEYLEVKFPADKPQGSFANVLEIFS is encoded by the coding sequence ATGAACAGAAGAAATGCTTTAAAATTAGGCATGACAGCTTTAGCTGGATTGTATTTATCACCTTTGCTGGGAAGATCTATTCTTTTAAAATCAGAGCCCTATGAGTTAGGGCCTTTTGAGCCGTCTTGGGAATCACTTGAAAAATATAAGGTGCCAGATTGGTTTAGAGATGCTAAGTTTGGAATGTGGGCACATTGGGGACCTCAGTGCCAGCCCGAAGCAGGAGACTGGTATGGAAGAGGAATGTATGAAGAAGGATCGAGACAATATAATTTTCATCTTCAAAAATATGGCCATCCTTCTGAATTTGGTTTTAAAGATGTCATTAATACTTGGAAAGCAGATAAATGGGCTCCTGACGAACTTGTTAATCTTTATAAAGATTCTGGAGCAAAATACTTTATGGCGATGGCTAATCATCATGATAATCTCGATTTATATGACAGCCAGTATCAGCCACAGTGGAACTCCACACGCGTAGGACCACAAATAGATATAATCAAAGGATGGGAAAAAGCCGCCAGAAAAGCTGGTCTGCCCTTTGCAGTGAGTGTTCATGCGGCCCATGCATGGAACTGGTTTGACACTTCAAAAGGCGCTGATAAAAACGGACCATTTGCCGGAATATCCTATGACGGAACTTTGACTAAAGCGGATGGAAGCGGTAAATGGTGGGATGGATTGGATCCTCAGGACTTATATGCTCAGAATCATCCCATAAGCGGTAAGCCTTCTGGTGATTCGTCTGTTCACAGCCAGTGGGATTGGGCAGACGGTGCTTCAATACCTTCCTCTGAATATTGTGAAAAATTCTATAATAGAACTATTGATCTCATTGAGAAATATAATCCAGATATGTTGTATTTTGATGATACTGCTTTGCCTTTATGGCCTATCAGCGATGCGGGACTTCGTATAGCAGCACATCTTTACAACAAAAGCCTTAAAAAAAATAAAACCGTTCAAGCTGTCATTACTGGAAAAATTTTAACCGAGCAGCAGCGTAAGGCTTTAGTCTGGGATATTGAAAAAGGACAAAGCAATCAAATTGAACCTTTGCCATGGCAGACTGATACTTGTATTGGAAACTGGCATTATGACCGCGATGTGTATACTAAAAAACAGTATAAATCCGCTAAGACTGTAATTCATACCCTGATAGATGTAGTAAGCAAAAATGGAAATCTTATGCTCAATATTCCCATTCGAGGAGACGGTAGTATAGATGAACAAGAATTGCAAATCGTAAAAGAAATAGGGCAGTGGATGAAAGCCAACGGAAGAAGTATTTACGGTACCAGACCATGGAAGATTTTTGGAGAAGGACCTCAGCAGGCAAGTACAGGGAAATTAAAAGCGCAGGGATTTAACGAAGGTCAGGGTAAGCCTTACAGCGCTGAAGATTTTCGTTTTGCACAGAAAGATAATCAGCTTTTCGTTACAGTAATGGACTGGCCTGAAAAAGGTGTGGTCTATATTAAAACTCTAGGATCTGAGGCTGGATACTATACCAAAGCCATCAAAAAAATCCGATTAGTGAGCACAGGAGAGAAACTGCAGTTTGCGCAGCATAAAGAATACTTAGAAGTAAAGTTTCCTGCTGATAAACCACAAGGAAGTTTTGCCAATGTGCTGGAAATTTTTTCTTAA